DNA sequence from the Sphingomonas bisphenolicum genome:
GCGTCCTTCAATCTGATATTGATCCTGGGCAAGCGCCGAACTCCTGTTCGTTGCCTGTCCAGATGGGGTGAAGCCCGGGCGTTATACGCCGATTTTCAGGCGATCTCAACGCCTTACGATGAGCAAACGCGGCACCGACATGGTGCCAAAGCTTATCAGTCACTTAGCCCTGAATTGCCTTCATATGGTGACCATTTGGTGCCAGCTCCCTATGAAGAAAGCGACATCGGCACCGGCTGGCACCTGGCCGAAACCCGCAGAAAACCTAGCGATTCGCGCCCGCAGCACCCGTGCGTACGGTGCATTACAAAACGCCCCGGGCGTGAGTACCCCTTTCGCAGCGCCCCGCCGCTGCGCCAGCCTCGTGCCGGAAGGCGCGGGGCTTCCCCGAAGGGGTCTCTCTCCCCGGCGGCACGCCGGCCGATTCCCCGATTGTCGCAACGAGTTGCGTTCATGGCCATGATCCTCGATATTGGAATTGGCGGGCAGACCATCCGACTTGAAAGGATGATCAATGCCAAAGTTGAATGACCGCGACCGGCTTGCCGACCTCGAAGCGCGCCAGACGAAAATTGCGGAAGAGATCCTTGATGCCCGCCGCGCTCTGCGCGGCAAATATGCCTCCATCCTGAGCGATATGGCGGTCGAGAAGCTAAGCGAAAAAGACTTTCGCGAGCTCGTCCAGCACGCGATCCGGCTGGGTGGACCAGCCTCTATTACTGCGCTGAAGGGCATTGCACCGACGGCAAAATCTCAACCGGAAAAGCGCCCGTAGGGCGTCCCTGCGACGAGCACGGCGAAGCCGCGCGCAGAAGGCCCGCGTTCCTTGAGAGCGCGGCATCGTTGCCCGACGGGACGGGCGCGCAGCGCCTGTCCTTGAGGGCAACGACATAGAGCGACAGACAAAAAAAGCGGGAGCTATCGGGCATGACCCCGACTGCTCCCGCATCCTTCGTGACTTCAGGAAGCCCAGTGCGCAGGGCCTCCATAAAGCGAGAGCAGCACCGGCGCGACACCGATGGAACGCATCACCCTTACCAGTTGAGCCTGAACGCCGCTTCCTTCCGCGACGATCGCCTCGACGGGTCGCAGCCGCGCAATCTGGTCGTTGCGCACGAACCCGGCGCGGTTGCCCCACCGTGCCTTGTCGATGCCCAGCTTCACCACCGGCGTCTTGGTCTTTGCCGCCCATGCCTCGGCAATCGCGTCGCCGCCGCTATTCTGCGCGGTGGTGAGCAGCACCATCTGGGGCCGGGTCGCCTTGGCCCTCGACAGCGCCTTCCAGATCGGCTCGGAGTCCGCCCACTGGCTACCGCCCGAGAACACGACCAGCGGACCTTCAGGATGATGCTGTCCGATACGGCGCTGGCGGCGCGCGGCCAGATAGTCTGACCCGTTGATGACGCTCGCAGTCCGCTTGGAAGACACCAGCGTCGCCCTTGGCGCAGACCAGGGTTTGCCGGTTTCGTTATGATACACCGCCGCGGCATGGTCCCGCATACAGGCCAGTGCGTCCGCAGCCTCGTCGAGAAACGCCAGTTCCTCGTGCGCGCGCTCCAGCTCTATGGAATGGATTTCGCTGCCATCAGCCTGCCGGAGAAGGTCGCGCATTTGCCTTGCTGCGCCGTCGGCTTGACCCGCCGCCTGATCGCTCACTCGGTGGAAACTGTGGACGATGCCCCATGCGATGCGTCCTGCCACTTTGTCCAGCCTGCTGTCCCGCAGAACATCGAAGAGCGTCGTGACTATCAGCTCGACCGCGAGTTGGACTTGCGTTGCGTCAGGCATTTGCTCGGTGCGTCCATCGTCGTCCCTGCTGACCCGGACGCCATCTAGGTCCGTCTCGAATGCTTCAACAAAGCTGTCGGACGTGACCGCGCTTTCGTCGGCAATGAAGGCTGCAATCTCGGTGAAGCTGCGGACGGAACGGAATGCCTTGGTCATGAGAACCTCCTTTGATTGAAAGAGGTCTTCCCCCTGCACGGGCTCCGAGTGACGGGGTCAAGGATCGGGGCGCAGCCCCGACCGCAAAGCGGCGATGGGGGTCACGATTTTTTTCGGCATGCGCCCCGGTAGGCATGAACGGACTGCCGCCCGCCTGCCGAAAAAAATGGTGGGGCCCCGTCGTCCTTGAGGCCGGCGCTGTTCCCGTGCCACGATTAAAAGACTTGAGAGAAGAAGTGTGGCAGCGCCCCAGGGGGCTCGACGCCCCCTGGGGCGCTATGATCCTCGCGCGACATGTGCCCAAGCGCCCATCTGACAGTGCCCAGGCACCTGCATCGACAAAAAAACGGACCGCTCGTCCAAATGGCTGCGGTCCCGAGGTCGATCTGGACGTCGTCGTCCGCCGTCAGATCGGCGGCCGGTAGGCGTCGTAAGGGTTGCCTTCCGCGAGATGGCCGAACGGGGTCATGAGATAGGCCCCCTCCTCCCGCCCGACTGCGCAGATCACGTAACGCGGTTCCCCTGATGCTGCGTCCTGGCATTCCATAAGGGCGAGATTTCCATCTTCCGCAGCCCGAAGAAGCGTCTGGAAGTTAGCGCTAAGATAGTCAGGTATCGCCATGCTATCCTCCCTCATTGGCCCCCGCGGGAAGCGCGCGTTGGGAACCTCACGGCGTCAGCGGCCTGGTCTGCCTTGCGCAACGCGTGGATCGGAACATTGGCCTGGCGGAGCAGCTGGTAGAGATTGGCCTGGACGCCTGAACCCTCGCAGAGCACTGCCTCGACCGGCTTCAAATCAAGGATCTTGCGATTGCGGGTAAAGGCGGTCTTCCGCCCGGTTCCATATAGGCCATAGCGCACGACGGGCACTTCAACGCCGGTGCGAGCAGCCCAGGCCGCAGCAATCTGGTCCACGCCGCGACGCTGCCCGGTCGTAACCAAAGTCATATGGGAAACCCGCGCGTGGATGGCGTCGAGACGCGACCATATCGCCTGCCAGTCGTGCCAGTCGGCAGGACCGGTGACAACCACGATCGGCCCCTGTGGCAGGTGCCGTTCTCGCTGTTCCAGCTGTCGGGCACGTAGGAAGTCGACCGCAGCGATCTGGCTGGCGCTTGATGCAGAAGAGGCTCGCGTGCCTTTAGCCGGCGACCAAGGCCAGCCTGACTGCGCCCGGTACATTTCCGCGGCATAGTCGCGCATGCATTCAATGGCCTGCCGCTGCTCGGCGACCGACTGACACTGAAGCTGCTTTTCTTCGAGCGAGCGGGCATAGATCTCGCTACCTTCAGGGTCTCGCGCCAGTTCCCCCAATTCCCTTGCATAGCTGTCCTCGCGCTTTTCGAGTTTCCCGGCGAGAAAGTGGAAGCTGTTGACGAAACCCCATGCGATATCGGGTGCCAATGGCTCCAGACGAGTACCGGTGAAGAGGTCGAAGATCGCAGCGATGATCCCGCCGCATTCGGCCTGGGCCGCGATTGGCTCCGGCATCTCATGCTCCGCGGGCGCGTCTCCGGGCTCGGCGATTGTAAGCGGCATTGGGTCGCCAAAGGCCGCCTGATACTCCGGCGTCGCGACCATTTGTGCGTAGAGGGTGGGCAAGTCAGCAAATCGATCGATGCTGTGGCGCAGGGCAGTAGCCATGATGCGCATCCTTTCCAAAATCGGCAGACAAAAAGAAAGGCCGGAGGAGGCTGTGCTCCCCCGACCCATGACGCACAAAGACCTCAGTGAGGCACTTCGTCGTCGAAATCACTTCCGCCCATGTAGCTGCCATCCATGCCGGCGGTGCTCGCACCGAACCCGCCCATGGCTTCGCCGCCCATCGCCGGACGTTCCGAACGCTGGCCGCCGCCAAAGCCACTCAGCGCATCCCGACGGCGCCATGCGACCCGATAGCCTTCAGCGTCGCTGCCGAAGAGAGCGATCGGCAGCGGTTCGGCCAGGCTAGGATCGTCGAGCGATCCCTGGAGGAAGCATTCGCCGGTTTTGTTGGCGGTCGCCTCCCACAGCGCACCGATCTGTACCCAGCGCTGCCCGACATTAAGCGCGACGATCTCGAAGACCGGCGCGCGCTCATTGGTGCTTTCGACAGGCCGGAGCCCCAGGCGCGGCAAGTCGATCGAACGGGTCGCGATATGTCCGATAAGACGACCGTTCACGGGCTTGATTTCACCGATATTCATAACCTCAACTCCTTGGAAAAGCCGCTCTCGACCATCCGAAAGCGACACTCTCCAAGATCCTTCTCCCCTCTCACACGCGGCGCGTTCGTCCAGCCCGACCGCCGTTCCCGGAGGAGCCCTCCTCGCCCCGACCGCCAGCCCGGCCGTCGCCTCAAAGAGCCAGACAGATTCCGCACGCCCCTCGCCATTCTGATTGACTGGCCAGAAAATTGCCGCCGATCTGGCGGCGATTGCAGGTGCGCAGGCACAGTGCGCCCGATATCCTCCAATCTGGAGGCATCACTGTGGATCATCCCCCAAAACGCGAATTGCCCGACGAGCTTGCAGAGGTTCGAGATACGCTGGTCAGGTGCCTCGAAGTCTCGACCGATACGATATGAGCGCCTGATCGGCGCGCCCTCAACTATGGAACAATGGTATATGATGACCGGCCGTGGCCCAGACGGCGAGAAACTTGAAGGTGCGGATCAGCATTGACCTGCGCACAGGTTTCTTCTCCAGGAGGAACACACGCCGCGCGGTGGTCAATGGGCAAATGCACCATGCTCCCAACTAACGGCTTCAAACCCGGGATCGGAGCCACTAAAGCAAACGCCTCTCAATCTATAAGGATGCGACATGAACAATAGCGATCTGGCCGAAGCCCTTGCCGGCGAACATGGCCTGACCAAGGCGGATGCCCGCAAGTACGTCGATGCCGTCTTCGCGCAGATCACCGGAGCCGCTGCCAAGGGCGAGGAAGTCTCGCTGAACGGCTTCGGCAAGTTCAAGGTCAAGGACAGCCCGGCGCGCGAAGGTCGCAATCCTTCGACTGGCGCGACCATTCAGATTGCCGCGTCGAAGAAGCTCACCTTCACGCCCGCCAAGGCGGTGAAGGATCAGCTCAACGGCTGATGTTCCTGGAGGCGTCCCGAATGCGGGACGCCTCCACTTCCTGAAGGTTCCGCAGGAAAGCTTTCCTCGCGTTGGGATTAAAAGACGGCTTCCTCGCAGAACCACAGTTTCGGGACAAAGCGACCATTCCTTACGGCCCAACTGCATGACAGATTTCGGTGCATAACCCGCCGTCGGTTAGCGGCCCATAATCGTTCGTCTCGACGTTCTCCTGATCGACCCGAAAGCAATCGCTTGAACGGCCATCGGTCAAGGCGCCCGCAATAGAGCTGCGCGACTGCTTCCACGATGCGGCTGAAGGTAGCCCTGAAGGTTTTCAGTGCGATCCTCGTGCGGGGATGATAGTCACCCGGCATGACCCTACATTCGACGGAAATCCCAGGCAAATCAATGGATGAAGGTTGGTCTGAAACTGAACGCGTAGCTTCACTCGAAAGCTACGGAATCCTGGATACCCCGCAAGAAGCCGACTTTGATGTTATCGTCAGGCTCGCGGCTGAAACCTTTACAGCGCCGATTGCCGTCGTCAATTTGGTCGCGAGTGATCGCCAGTGGTTCAAGGCCGAAGTCGGCATAGGCGTGCGCGAACTGCCTCTCGATGTATCGATCTGCGCCCACGCCATTTTGCAGAATGATTTTCTCGTCGTGCCTGACACGCTTGAGGATCCTCGCTTCGCGTGCAACCCCTTGGTGACGGCGGAGGGCGGCCTGCGCTTTTATGCGGGCGCAATCCTGCGGGACAAAATGGGGTTGCCGATCGGCACGATCTGCGTGCTGGACCGTGCGCCGCGCCCTGATGGTATCACATCCTACCAACGCCACGTGCTTGAGGTTTTGGCGCGGCAGGTCATGGCCCAACTGGAACTTCGTAAAGCCCTTCAGGCCCAAGCTTCACGGGCTGAGGAATTACGCGTCGAGGTCGAACAGCGTGCTCGCGTTGAGAAGGCATTGAGAGCCATACGGGAGCGTTATCGCCTCGTGAGCCGGGCGACGAACGATGCCATCTGGGACTGGGATTTCGCCACCAATCACGTCACATGGAACCAGGCTCTGGAAGCGACACACGGCCATAGGCTCGCCGATATCGAGCCAACGGGAGAGTGGTGGATCGAGCATATTCATCCCGACGACCGCGATCGTGTCCATCACAGCATTCATGTTGCCATCGATGGTGAGGCCGAAAGTTGGTCGGACGAGTATCGTTTCCGCCGCTTCGACGGCAGCTATGCCGCTATTCTCGACCGTGGACACATCATCCGCGATCCGGAAGGCAAAGCGGTCCGGATGATCGGTGCCATGCTCGATCTGACGGAGCAGCAGCGCACCCGCGCCGAACTGATGTTGAATGAGGAGCGGCTGCGGCTCGCCACGCAGGCTGCTGAGGTGGGTTTCTGGGACGTGGATGTCGTGCATGACATTCTCATCTGGCCGCCCATCGTCAAAGCCATGTTCGGGATTTCAGCCGATGCGCCGGTGTCCATGGCGGATTATTACGCAGGTTTGCACCCTGATGATCGAGATACGACGGTGAAGGCCTATGCCCGATCCGCTGATCCAAGCCAACGCGCGGTTTACGATGTTGAGTACCGCACCATCGGCAAGGAAGATGGGTACGAACGTTGGGTAGCAGCCAAGGGCAGAGGCATTTTCAGCGAGGATGGTCAGTGTCTGCGCGTCATCGGCACCGCTATAGACGTCACCGAGCGCAAACGGGCGGAAGTGCGGGTTCTGGAGCTGAACGAGCATCTGGAACGGCGCGTAGCGCAAGCGATTGCCGAGCGCGAGCAGGTCGAGGAAGCTCTGCGGCAATCCCAGAAGATGGAGGCGGTCGGCCAATTGACTGGCGGAATCGCGCACGACTTCAACAATATGCTTGCCGTCATCGTTGGGTCACTCGATCTCCTTTGCCGCCGCCTTGGCGACGACGACGCGCGCGCGAAGCGATATGTCGACGCAGCCCTGGAAGGTGCAGGACGCGCCGCCACTCTAACCCAGCGGCTCTTGGCTTTCTCACGCCAGCAGCCGCTCAATCCCGAGGTGTTGGATGCCAACAAGCTTCTCCCTGGTATGTCTGAACTACTCACCCATTCTTTGGGAGCAGATGTGCGCTTGGAAACCGTCCTTGCTGCTGGACTGTGGCGCACGCATGCCGACCGCAATCAGCTTGAAAATGTCGTTCTCAATCTCGCCGTGAACGCGCGCGATGCGATGCCCGAAGGGGGGCGACTGACGATCGAGACGCAGAATGCGCACTTCGACGAACGCTATTCGGCAGCGCATCTTGGTGTTCCGCCCGGGCATTATATCCTGATCGCCATTTCCGATACCGGCTGCGGTATGCCGCCGGAGATTATTGCCAAAGCCTTTGATCCCTTCTTCACGACCAAAGAGGTCGGTAAGGGCACAGGGCTCGGGCTCAGTCAGGTCTATGGGTTCGTCAAGCAGTCGGGTGGCCACGTCAAAATCTATTCGGAACTGGGTCAGGGGACGACCGTCAAAATCTACCTCCCGCGCTTCATAGGCGACGAGCTCGAGGCCGAACCGCTTTCACCCACTGACCTTCCATTGGGCGAGGAACAGGAGGTCATCCTCGTAGTCGAGGACGAAGCGGCGGTGCGCCAATTCAGCGTCGATGCGTTGACCGAACTTGGTTATCACGTGCTCGAAGCTGATGGCGCTGTGGCGGCGCTACAGCTCATCGACGCGCATCCGGAAATCACGCTGCTCTTCACAGACATTGTCATGCCGGACATCAACGGCCGTAAATTGGCAGACGAAGCCCAACGCCGGCGACCCGAACTCAAGGTTCTTTACACTTCGGGCTACACCCGCAACGCGGTTGTGCATAATGGCGTGATCGATCCGGGCGTGGAATTGATCGGCAAGCCTTTCACCATCGAACAGCTCGCCACCAAGGTCAGGAACGTTCTGGAATCCTGATTGCAGAGACATCAGCGCCGGTGCGACCGCCCAGGCCGGCAATTCGTAAGCGGCGGCGGCCCGCTGTCGGGGGCGGGCTAGCGAAATAAGATGCCCCGCTCGGCGATATCATTGCGGATAGTGACGGCGGCGACCCCGGCCTCGCCCATTGCATGGCTGATCTGATCGAGACCTTTGGCAACATCTCCCGCCGCGTAAAGGCCAGGAATGGAGGTACGCTGATGATCGTCCACGATGAGACACCCATCGCCGGTGCCTTCCGCGCCGATCGCCGTCGCCAGCTCGGACCGGATAACCGAGCCCAGCGCTGTGTAGACGCTATCGAATTCAAGCTCGCCGCGCGGCGTCGGTACAACAATCTTATCATCTTCGGTCCGCAGCGGTGCGCAGGGGCCATCGATCAGTACTACACCTGCCATAGCGAGCCGATGCTTCTCGTCATCTGAGAGGTCGTGCTCCCCATCGGTAGCGATCAGCGTCACATCGCGCGTATACATCCGCAGGAAAATTGCTTCCTTGAAGCCGTGGGTACGGGTGCCCAAAACACCAACCCGCTTATCGGTGACCTCGTACCCGTCACATATCGGGCAATAGCGAAGCAGTCCGCGGCGTACCGCTACATCGTGGATGTCCGGTGCGATCTGGGGGCGATTGTTGACTACGCCAGTGCAGAGCAGGACAGTGCGCGCAGACCATTCACGGCCCTGTGCACGAGCGACAAAACCCCCTTCGGTCCTCTCCAGTCTCTCGATCAAACCTTCGGCTACAACCGCCCCAAATTCTGCAGCCTGATCCCGCATCAACCCAAGAAGTTCGGTGCCAGCTATCCCGCCTGGGTATCCCGCATGATTGTGCGTCCGCGGGATCATGGCCGCTCTGCTATGCCCCGCATCGACGATCGCGATCGAAAAATGAAAACGCGCGAGATAAATGGCGGCCGTTAGCCCTGCGGGTCCTGCGCCGATAACAAGACAGTCAAGCGGCTCTTTCATTGGGTGCGCAGACGGCGATGCGGCATGCCGGTCCCCTGTTCAAGACAACCTTGCTGGAACTCGTGGCCCTGGCACGGGTTGCAAAAACAGGTAGCTGTGAAAAGGAAGCGCAACATGGCAGATGATAAATCTCAGCGCGGAGGCTCCGACCGCCGCACTGTCGCCGGCGGCGAGGACTATGAGGTCGACTATTTCGCCCGAAAGCATGGTCTAACTGCCGAGCAGGCCCAGGATCTCATCGACCGATTTGGCAATGACCGCGCGACGCTGGACGCTGAGGCGGCAAAGCTCACTAAGGAATGAGCCTAATGGGGTCGGCCAAGGCCGACCCCGATTTCATGGCAGGTTTCTATGGGTTCCCAAGACAAGCAGGCCGCAGCCACTTCGCCCAAAGCTGGTGACCGTCCGGCCTTGTTGATCCTGGATATGGTCAATTGCTTTGATTTTGAGGGGGCCGAGGCCCTGGAGCCCGGGGCTCTCGAAGCGGCACGGCGAATAGCTCGGCTACGTCAGGAGTTTCGCGCGCACAGTTGGCCAGTCGTATACGTCAACGATAATTTTGGCGAATGGCTTTCAGAACCTTATGAGCTGGTAGCACGCGCGCTCGAAAAGGATAATCCGGTCACGGAAATGTTGAAGCCGGGACACGGCGACTTCTTCATCATCAAGCCGCAATTTTCCGGTTTCTACGCGACCAACCTGCCTGCTGCTACCACAGCTAGGCGTCAGCAAGCTGGTGCTGAGTGGAATCGCGACCGACATCTG
Encoded proteins:
- a CDS encoding DUF3606 domain-containing protein, translating into MADDKSQRGGSDRRTVAGGEDYEVDYFARKHGLTAEQAQDLIDRFGNDRATLDAEAAKLTKE
- a CDS encoding HU family DNA-binding protein translates to MNNSDLAEALAGEHGLTKADARKYVDAVFAQITGAAAKGEEVSLNGFGKFKVKDSPAREGRNPSTGATIQIAASKKLTFTPAKAVKDQLNG
- a CDS encoding DUF2493 domain-containing protein codes for the protein MATALRHSIDRFADLPTLYAQMVATPEYQAAFGDPMPLTIAEPGDAPAEHEMPEPIAAQAECGGIIAAIFDLFTGTRLEPLAPDIAWGFVNSFHFLAGKLEKREDSYARELGELARDPEGSEIYARSLEEKQLQCQSVAEQRQAIECMRDYAAEMYRAQSGWPWSPAKGTRASSASSASQIAAVDFLRARQLEQRERHLPQGPIVVVTGPADWHDWQAIWSRLDAIHARVSHMTLVTTGQRRGVDQIAAAWAARTGVEVPVVRYGLYGTGRKTAFTRNRKILDLKPVEAVLCEGSGVQANLYQLLRQANVPIHALRKADQAADAVRFPTRASRGGQ
- a CDS encoding DUF736 domain-containing protein, which gives rise to MNIGEIKPVNGRLIGHIATRSIDLPRLGLRPVESTNERAPVFEIVALNVGQRWVQIGALWEATANKTGECFLQGSLDDPSLAEPLPIALFGSDAEGYRVAWRRRDALSGFGGGQRSERPAMGGEAMGGFGASTAGMDGSYMGGSDFDDEVPH
- a CDS encoding PAS domain-containing protein, yielding MTLHSTEIPGKSMDEGWSETERVASLESYGILDTPQEADFDVIVRLAAETFTAPIAVVNLVASDRQWFKAEVGIGVRELPLDVSICAHAILQNDFLVVPDTLEDPRFACNPLVTAEGGLRFYAGAILRDKMGLPIGTICVLDRAPRPDGITSYQRHVLEVLARQVMAQLELRKALQAQASRAEELRVEVEQRARVEKALRAIRERYRLVSRATNDAIWDWDFATNHVTWNQALEATHGHRLADIEPTGEWWIEHIHPDDRDRVHHSIHVAIDGEAESWSDEYRFRRFDGSYAAILDRGHIIRDPEGKAVRMIGAMLDLTEQQRTRAELMLNEERLRLATQAAEVGFWDVDVVHDILIWPPIVKAMFGISADAPVSMADYYAGLHPDDRDTTVKAYARSADPSQRAVYDVEYRTIGKEDGYERWVAAKGRGIFSEDGQCLRVIGTAIDVTERKRAEVRVLELNEHLERRVAQAIAEREQVEEALRQSQKMEAVGQLTGGIAHDFNNMLAVIVGSLDLLCRRLGDDDARAKRYVDAALEGAGRAATLTQRLLAFSRQQPLNPEVLDANKLLPGMSELLTHSLGADVRLETVLAAGLWRTHADRNQLENVVLNLAVNARDAMPEGGRLTIETQNAHFDERYSAAHLGVPPGHYILIAISDTGCGMPPEIIAKAFDPFFTTKEVGKGTGLGLSQVYGFVKQSGGHVKIYSELGQGTTVKIYLPRFIGDELEAEPLSPTDLPLGEEQEVILVVEDEAAVRQFSVDALTELGYHVLEADGAVAALQLIDAHPEITLLFTDIVMPDINGRKLADEAQRRRPELKVLYTSGYTRNAVVHNGVIDPGVELIGKPFTIEQLATKVRNVLES
- a CDS encoding DUF6117 family protein, with amino-acid sequence MAIPDYLSANFQTLLRAAEDGNLALMECQDAASGEPRYVICAVGREEGAYLMTPFGHLAEGNPYDAYRPPI
- a CDS encoding DUF2493 domain-containing protein, with translation MQGEDLFQSKEVLMTKAFRSVRSFTEIAAFIADESAVTSDSFVEAFETDLDGVRVSRDDDGRTEQMPDATQVQLAVELIVTTLFDVLRDSRLDKVAGRIAWGIVHSFHRVSDQAAGQADGAARQMRDLLRQADGSEIHSIELERAHEELAFLDEAADALACMRDHAAAVYHNETGKPWSAPRATLVSSKRTASVINGSDYLAARRQRRIGQHHPEGPLVVFSGGSQWADSEPIWKALSRAKATRPQMVLLTTAQNSGGDAIAEAWAAKTKTPVVKLGIDKARWGNRAGFVRNDQIARLRPVEAIVAEGSGVQAQLVRVMRSIGVAPVLLSLYGGPAHWAS
- a CDS encoding NAD(P)/FAD-dependent oxidoreductase, encoding MKEPLDCLVIGAGPAGLTAAIYLARFHFSIAIVDAGHSRAAMIPRTHNHAGYPGGIAGTELLGLMRDQAAEFGAVVAEGLIERLERTEGGFVARAQGREWSARTVLLCTGVVNNRPQIAPDIHDVAVRRGLLRYCPICDGYEVTDKRVGVLGTRTHGFKEAIFLRMYTRDVTLIATDGEHDLSDDEKHRLAMAGVVLIDGPCAPLRTEDDKIVVPTPRGELEFDSVYTALGSVIRSELATAIGAEGTGDGCLIVDDHQRTSIPGLYAAGDVAKGLDQISHAMGEAGVAAVTIRNDIAERGILFR